A single Pseudomonas sp. DC1.2 DNA region contains:
- the mdcA gene encoding malonate decarboxylase subunit alpha, with protein sequence MTTTISPDSRWTRRRSEKQRRLELVRGFADGVVLPTDKIVAALEALILPGDRVVLEGNNQKQADFLSRSLAKADPAKLHDLHMIMPSVGRSEHLDLFERGIARKLDFSFAGTQSLRISQLLEDGLLEIGAIHTYIELYARLVVDLIPNVVLSAGFMADRAGNIYTGPSTEDTPALIEPAAFSDGIVIVQVNQLVDDVSELPRVDIPASWVDFVVVADKPFYIEPLFTRDPRHIKPVHVLMAMMAIRGIYEKHNVQSLNHGIGFNTAAIELILPTYGESLGLKGKICRNWTLNPHPTLIPAIESGWVESVHCFGTELGMENYIAARPDVFFTGRDGSLRSNRMFCQLAGQYAVDLFIGATLQVDGDGHSSTVTRGRLAGFGGAPNMGHDPRGRRHSTPAWLDMRHDEAPEALLERGKKLVVQMVETFQEGGKPTFVETLDAVEVARKSGMPLAPIMIYGDDVTHLLTEEGIAYLYKARSLEERQAMIAAVAGVTVIGLRHNPKDTARMRREGLIALPEDLGIRRTDATRELLAAKSVADLVAWSGGLYNPPAKFRSW encoded by the coding sequence ATGACAACAACAATATCCCCCGACTCGCGATGGACGCGGCGGCGCAGCGAAAAGCAGCGGCGCCTGGAGCTGGTAAGGGGGTTCGCCGACGGTGTGGTGTTGCCCACCGACAAGATTGTGGCGGCGCTGGAAGCGTTGATCCTGCCCGGCGACCGCGTGGTGCTGGAGGGCAACAACCAGAAGCAGGCGGACTTTTTGTCGCGCTCGCTGGCCAAGGCCGATCCGGCCAAGCTGCATGACCTGCACATGATCATGCCCAGCGTCGGGCGCTCTGAGCACTTGGACCTGTTCGAACGCGGTATCGCGCGCAAACTCGACTTCTCTTTTGCCGGCACCCAGAGCCTGCGCATCAGCCAGTTGCTGGAAGACGGCTTGCTGGAAATCGGCGCGATCCATACCTACATCGAACTTTATGCACGGCTGGTGGTGGACCTGATTCCCAACGTGGTGCTCTCGGCGGGTTTCATGGCCGACCGCGCCGGCAACATCTACACCGGGCCGAGCACCGAAGATACCCCGGCATTGATCGAACCGGCAGCCTTCAGCGATGGCATCGTTATCGTCCAGGTCAACCAACTGGTGGACGACGTCAGCGAACTGCCCCGCGTTGATATCCCAGCCTCTTGGGTCGATTTCGTGGTGGTGGCTGACAAGCCGTTCTACATCGAGCCGCTGTTCACCCGCGACCCACGGCATATCAAGCCAGTACACGTGCTGATGGCGATGATGGCGATCCGTGGCATCTACGAGAAACACAACGTCCAGTCGCTGAACCACGGCATTGGTTTCAACACGGCGGCTATTGAGTTGATTCTGCCGACCTACGGCGAATCACTCGGGCTGAAGGGCAAAATCTGCCGCAACTGGACCCTCAATCCGCACCCGACCCTGATCCCGGCTATTGAAAGTGGCTGGGTCGAAAGCGTGCATTGTTTCGGCACCGAACTGGGGATGGAAAACTATATCGCGGCGCGTCCCGATGTGTTCTTCACCGGGCGCGACGGCTCGTTGCGCTCCAACCGGATGTTTTGCCAATTGGCGGGGCAGTACGCGGTGGACCTGTTCATCGGCGCGACCCTGCAAGTCGATGGCGATGGCCATTCCTCGACGGTGACACGCGGCCGGCTGGCCGGTTTCGGCGGGGCGCCAAACATGGGTCACGATCCGCGCGGTCGGCGGCACAGCACCCCAGCCTGGCTTGACATGCGCCACGATGAAGCGCCCGAAGCGTTGCTCGAACGTGGCAAGAAACTGGTGGTGCAGATGGTCGAGACCTTCCAGGAGGGCGGCAAACCGACGTTCGTTGAAACCCTCGACGCGGTCGAGGTGGCGCGCAAAAGCGGCATGCCGCTGGCGCCGATCATGATCTACGGCGACGACGTCACCCACCTGCTGACCGAAGAAGGCATCGCCTATCTTTACAAGGCGCGGTCGCTGGAAGAGCGCCAAGCCATGATCGCGGCTGTCGCAGGCGTCACTGTGATCGGCCTGCGCCACAACCCTAAAGACACCGCGCGCATGCGTCGCGAAGGGCTGATTGCCTTGCCCGAAGACCTCGGCATTCGCCGCACCGACGCCACCCGTGAACTGCTCGCGGCCAAAAGCGTGGCCGATTTGGTGGCGTGGTCCGGTGGCCTGTACAACCCGCCCGCCAAGTTCAGGAGCTGGTAA
- a CDS encoding chemotaxis protein CheW yields the protein MLEHRSSNLTGLLLPLADRNLILPNVAVAELIDYQHSAFDLDTPSWYLGRVSWRARQIPLLSFESACGNKVMIGERARIVILNALGGRPELKFIALLVQGIPRSYKLDSQLSYVDVPLCALEQAAVQVGEQVAKVPDLLALEELLVSAGLV from the coding sequence ATGCTTGAACACCGCTCCAGTAATCTCACCGGCCTGTTGCTGCCATTGGCTGACCGCAATCTGATCCTGCCCAACGTTGCTGTCGCCGAGTTGATCGACTACCAGCACAGCGCCTTCGACCTCGACACCCCGTCGTGGTATCTCGGGCGAGTGAGCTGGCGCGCGCGGCAGATTCCATTGCTCAGTTTCGAGTCTGCATGTGGCAACAAAGTCATGATTGGCGAGCGTGCGCGCATCGTCATCCTCAATGCCTTGGGCGGCCGCCCCGAGCTGAAATTCATCGCGCTGCTGGTGCAGGGCATTCCCCGCTCGTACAAGCTTGATAGCCAGTTGAGCTACGTCGATGTGCCGTTGTGCGCGCTGGAGCAGGCGGCTGTGCAGGTGGGTGAGCAAGTGGCGAAGGTGCCGGACTTGTTGGCGCTGGAGGAACTGCTGGTGAGTGCCGGGTTGGTCTGA
- a CDS encoding malonate decarboxylase subunit delta, with the protein METLSFEFPAGQPPQGRTLVGCVGSGDLEVLIEPGQAGKLTINVQTSVNGSEQRWKHLFARMFDGQMPPAMAIDIHDFGATPGVVRLRLEQGFEEIGHD; encoded by the coding sequence ATGGAAACCTTATCCTTTGAATTCCCCGCCGGACAGCCGCCTCAGGGGCGGACGCTGGTGGGCTGTGTCGGCTCGGGCGATCTGGAGGTGCTGATCGAACCGGGTCAGGCCGGCAAGTTGACCATCAATGTGCAGACCTCGGTCAACGGCAGCGAACAGCGCTGGAAACACCTGTTTGCGCGGATGTTCGACGGCCAGATGCCGCCCGCGATGGCCATCGATATTCATGACTTCGGTGCGACGCCGGGTGTGGTGCGCTTGCGCCTGGAACAAGGCTTTGAGGAGATCGGCCATGACTGA
- a CDS encoding malonate decarboxylase holo-ACP synthase: protein MVNELLAHDLLWGMTAEQLPTDAPLWAVEVLDQGQPVVVRRAVSGAGQVAVGVRGLLREQRFATQMAVASIQRQVRPEALCHLAINRDMPALRALAHLRPLLAAGGWIWGVSGSAGFELASGFAALHERSDLDLILRTPQPLGRREAQQLLTLLGTQVCAVDMQLQTPFGAVALREWAGPAHRVLLKNATAACLVCDPWNPQEQAA from the coding sequence GTGGTGAACGAGCTGTTGGCCCACGACCTGCTCTGGGGCATGACCGCCGAGCAGTTGCCGACGGATGCGCCGTTATGGGCGGTGGAGGTACTGGATCAGGGCCAGCCGGTGGTGGTTCGTCGTGCCGTGAGCGGGGCGGGGCAGGTGGCCGTGGGTGTGCGTGGACTGTTGCGCGAGCAGCGCTTTGCCACGCAGATGGCGGTGGCGTCGATTCAACGGCAAGTACGGCCGGAAGCGCTGTGCCACCTCGCCATCAACCGTGACATGCCGGCGCTACGCGCCTTGGCGCACCTTCGGCCCCTGCTCGCGGCTGGCGGCTGGATTTGGGGCGTGAGTGGCAGCGCCGGTTTCGAATTAGCCAGTGGTTTTGCAGCGTTGCACGAGCGCAGCGACCTCGACCTGATCCTGCGCACGCCGCAGCCGTTGGGGCGTCGTGAGGCGCAGCAACTGTTGACGCTTCTCGGCACGCAGGTCTGTGCGGTGGATATGCAACTGCAAACGCCCTTCGGAGCCGTCGCCCTGCGCGAATGGGCGGGGCCTGCGCATCGAGTGTTGCTGAAGAACGCTACGGCAGCTTGCCTGGTGTGTGACCCATGGAACCCGCAGGAGCAAGCCGCGTGA
- a CDS encoding triphosphoribosyl-dephospho-CoA synthase, giving the protein MRALNPQPKTLTLAERLADLAVDALIDEADLSPKPALVDRRGNGAHTDLHLGLMHASALSLWPAFKEMADAAIEFGEVGVPLREALGRIGREGEAAMLATTNGVNTHRGAIWALGLLVAAAALEPESVGASAVSVRAARLALLDDRHAPRSFSHGAQVAQRYGARGAREEAQLGFPSVTQRALPQLKRSRGAGHGEQNARLDALLAIMARLADTCVLYRAGEQGLHAMQSGAQAVLDAGGSASLAGRRRLHELDLQLIALNASPGGAADLLAACLFIDRIESGAGLIQGAF; this is encoded by the coding sequence ATGCGCGCACTTAACCCGCAACCGAAAACACTGACCCTGGCCGAACGGCTGGCGGACCTGGCGGTGGATGCGCTAATTGATGAGGCAGATCTGTCACCCAAACCCGCTTTGGTGGACCGTCGAGGCAACGGCGCGCATACCGATTTGCACCTGGGTCTGATGCACGCTTCCGCGTTGTCCTTGTGGCCGGCGTTCAAGGAAATGGCGGACGCGGCGATTGAGTTCGGCGAAGTAGGTGTGCCGTTGCGCGAAGCGCTGGGACGGATCGGACGAGAGGGTGAGGCCGCGATGCTCGCGACCACCAACGGTGTGAATACTCATCGCGGGGCGATTTGGGCGTTGGGGTTGTTGGTCGCGGCGGCGGCGCTGGAACCGGAATCCGTTGGTGCAAGCGCGGTCAGTGTGCGCGCCGCACGTCTGGCTCTGCTGGATGATCGCCATGCGCCACGTTCTTTCAGTCATGGCGCTCAGGTTGCCCAGCGCTACGGTGCTCGCGGTGCGCGTGAAGAAGCGCAGCTCGGTTTTCCTTCAGTGACTCAGCGCGCACTGCCCCAACTCAAACGCAGCCGCGGCGCTGGCCATGGCGAGCAGAACGCTCGACTCGACGCTTTGCTGGCGATCATGGCCCGACTGGCCGACACCTGCGTGCTCTACCGTGCCGGCGAGCAAGGCTTGCACGCCATGCAGTCGGGGGCGCAGGCGGTGCTCGATGCCGGTGGTAGCGCGAGCCTGGCCGGTCGCCGTCGATTGCATGAGCTGGACCTACAATTAATTGCGTTGAACGCCTCGCCAGGCGGCGCTGCCGACTTGCTCGCCGCCTGCCTGTTTATCGATCGTATCGAGTCGGGCGCTGGCCTCATCCAGGGAGCTTTCTGA
- the mdcE gene encoding biotin-independent malonate decarboxylase subunit gamma produces the protein MSPYSLRGLSWFNALSEGARPVDGLPASLKAADGMLGEQPVRFIAVVTDPDNRFVRARNGEVGLLEGWGLAKAVDEVIEADVDKPHKRALIAIVDVPSQAYGRREEALGIHQALAGAADSYARARLAGHAVIGLLVGKAMSGAFLAHGYQANRLIALRDPGVMVHAMGKASAARVTLRSIEELEALAASVPPMAYDIDSYASLGLLWETLTVEKIEQPTVQDLTRVIDCLSQAIGDVATKGRDLSSRLGGVNRAASSRVRQLLREQW, from the coding sequence ATGAGCCCCTATTCGCTGAGAGGTTTGAGCTGGTTCAACGCCCTGAGTGAGGGCGCCAGACCGGTCGATGGTTTGCCGGCTTCGTTGAAAGCGGCGGATGGCATGTTGGGTGAGCAGCCTGTGCGGTTTATCGCGGTGGTCACTGATCCCGATAACCGCTTCGTCCGTGCCCGTAATGGCGAGGTCGGATTGCTGGAAGGCTGGGGTTTGGCCAAGGCAGTGGATGAAGTCATCGAAGCTGACGTGGATAAACCGCACAAACGCGCCTTGATCGCCATCGTCGATGTGCCGAGTCAGGCCTACGGTCGGCGTGAAGAAGCCCTTGGCATTCATCAGGCGTTGGCCGGCGCGGCGGACAGTTATGCCCGCGCCCGACTGGCAGGCCATGCGGTGATCGGGTTGCTGGTGGGCAAAGCCATGTCGGGCGCGTTTCTGGCCCATGGTTACCAGGCCAATCGGCTGATCGCCCTGCGCGATCCGGGGGTGATGGTGCATGCCATGGGCAAGGCGTCGGCGGCGCGGGTGACGTTGCGCAGCATCGAAGAGCTGGAGGCGTTGGCGGCCAGCGTGCCGCCGATGGCCTATGACATCGACAGCTATGCCAGCCTGGGGCTGTTGTGGGAAACCTTGACGGTGGAAAAGATTGAGCAACCCACCGTGCAAGATCTGACGCGTGTGATTGACTGCCTGAGCCAGGCGATCGGCGACGTCGCGACAAAGGGCCGTGACCTGAGCAGTCGTTTGGGCGGGGTCAATCGAGCGGCTTCGAGCAGGGTTCGTCAATTGCTGAGAGAACAGTGGTGA
- a CDS encoding biotin-independent malonate decarboxylase subunit beta, which yields MTDLLHTHSFVELGARQRAKALLDAGTFRELLDPFQRVMSPWLLRQGVVPQADDGVVIAKGSIGGLPVVIAAIEGVFQGGSLGEVGGAKIAGALELAAEDNRKGIPTRAVLLLETGGVRLQEANLGLAAIADIHAAIVDLRQYQPVVGVVAGSVGCFGGMSIAAGLCSYLLVTREARLGLNGPQVIEQEAGLEEYDSRDRPFIWSLTGGEQRFASGLVDRFVADDVAQIQQQVSELLQQGLPAQQRSQQAELFLERLARLDAEPQIEPATVRDLYQGART from the coding sequence ATGACTGATCTCCTTCATACCCATAGCTTCGTCGAACTCGGCGCTCGGCAACGCGCGAAAGCCTTGCTCGACGCCGGGACTTTTCGCGAATTGCTCGACCCGTTTCAACGCGTCATGTCGCCATGGCTGCTGCGCCAGGGCGTGGTGCCGCAAGCCGATGACGGCGTGGTGATCGCCAAGGGCAGCATCGGCGGCTTGCCGGTGGTCATCGCGGCGATTGAAGGTGTGTTCCAGGGCGGCAGCCTTGGCGAGGTCGGCGGGGCGAAGATTGCAGGCGCGTTGGAGCTGGCGGCTGAAGACAACCGCAAAGGCATTCCAACCCGCGCGGTGTTGCTGCTGGAAACCGGTGGCGTGCGCCTTCAGGAAGCTAACCTAGGGTTGGCCGCGATTGCCGATATTCATGCGGCGATTGTCGATTTGCGGCAGTACCAACCGGTGGTCGGGGTCGTGGCGGGCAGCGTCGGCTGTTTTGGCGGGATGTCGATTGCTGCCGGTTTGTGCAGCTATTTGCTGGTGACTCGCGAAGCACGGCTGGGCCTCAATGGCCCGCAAGTGATCGAACAGGAGGCCGGGCTTGAGGAGTACGACTCCCGCGACCGTCCCTTCATCTGGAGCCTGACCGGGGGTGAACAGCGTTTCGCCAGTGGTTTGGTGGACCGTTTTGTGGCCGACGATGTGGCGCAGATTCAGCAGCAGGTCAGCGAATTGCTCCAGCAGGGTTTGCCGGCGCAGCAACGTAGCCAACAGGCCGAGCTGTTCCTGGAGCGTCTGGCACGCTTGGATGCTGAACCACAAATCGAGCCGGCGACGGTTCGCGATCTGTATCAAGGAGCGCGCACATGA